Proteins co-encoded in one Ruegeria sp. YS9 genomic window:
- the ruvA gene encoding Holliday junction branch migration protein RuvA produces MIGKLTGRLDYRAADHVLIDVRGVGYIVYCSDRTMAALPGVGEAVSIYTDMVVREDLMQLYGFLSLVEKEWHRLLCSVQGVGAKVSLAILSALGPDGVSRAIALGDWAAVKAAKGVGPKTAQRIVLDLKDKAPGVMAMGGTVTDAMDGPSIEVVEPVEAAPVAKRTPKPASGAAAASAGALSALSNLGYGPSDAAAAVAEAAANNPDADEAGLIRAALQLLAPKG; encoded by the coding sequence ATGATTGGCAAACTTACAGGTCGCTTGGACTACCGCGCGGCGGATCACGTGCTGATCGATGTGCGTGGCGTTGGCTACATCGTCTATTGCTCTGATCGGACCATGGCCGCACTGCCGGGTGTGGGCGAGGCGGTCTCGATCTATACGGACATGGTCGTGCGCGAGGACCTGATGCAGCTTTATGGCTTTCTCTCGCTGGTCGAGAAGGAATGGCACCGCCTTTTGTGCTCGGTTCAGGGGGTCGGAGCGAAAGTCTCTCTGGCGATCCTCAGCGCGCTGGGGCCGGACGGTGTCAGCCGCGCAATCGCACTGGGAGATTGGGCGGCGGTCAAGGCGGCGAAAGGCGTGGGGCCGAAAACGGCGCAGCGGATTGTTTTGGATCTCAAGGACAAGGCGCCGGGCGTAATGGCCATGGGCGGCACGGTGACCGATGCGATGGATGGCCCTTCGATCGAAGTTGTCGAGCCTGTCGAGGCAGCGCCTGTTGCGAAGCGAACGCCAAAACCGGCCTCCGGGGCCGCTGCGGCATCAGCGGGTGCGCTGTCAGCCTTGTCCAATCTGGGTTATGGGCCGTCGGATGCAGCAGCCGCGGTTGCCGAGGCGGCCGCCAACAACCCGGATGCAGACGAAGCGGGTTTGATCCGTGCTGCCCTGCAATTGCTGGCTCCGAAAGGCTGA
- the tolQ gene encoding protein TolQ, translated as MEAETLALAQEIDFSMWGLYARATFIVKLVMLMLIGASIWSWGIIIQKLINYRAARREAQAFDESFWSGNPLDELFEQIGTQPDGSSEKIFAAGMIEWRRSHRNDGGLIAGATARIDRSMDVAIAKEAETLQKGLPILATVGSTAPFIGLFGTVWGIMNAFVEIAEQQNTNLAVVAPGIAEALMATGLGLLAAIPAVIFYNKLSADCDRIVGGYEAFADEFATILSRQLDS; from the coding sequence ATGGAAGCTGAAACGCTGGCGCTGGCGCAGGAGATCGATTTCTCCATGTGGGGGCTGTATGCCCGCGCGACCTTTATCGTCAAATTGGTGATGTTGATGCTGATCGGCGCATCCATCTGGTCCTGGGGCATCATCATCCAGAAGCTGATCAATTACCGCGCGGCCCGTCGCGAGGCGCAGGCATTTGACGAGAGCTTTTGGTCCGGCAACCCTTTGGACGAGTTGTTCGAGCAGATCGGAACCCAGCCGGATGGCAGTTCCGAAAAGATTTTTGCTGCCGGAATGATCGAATGGCGAAGGTCGCACCGAAACGACGGGGGATTGATTGCCGGAGCGACCGCGCGGATAGACCGGTCCATGGATGTGGCCATTGCGAAAGAGGCAGAGACTTTGCAGAAAGGTCTGCCCATTCTGGCCACGGTTGGATCGACTGCGCCGTTCATCGGCCTGTTTGGTACCGTCTGGGGCATCATGAATGCCTTTGTCGAAATCGCAGAGCAGCAGAATACCAACCTGGCGGTCGTGGCCCCAGGTATTGCCGAGGCCCTCATGGCGACGGGGCTGGGCCTTCTGGCGGCGATCCCGGCAGTAATTTTTTACAACAAGCTCAGTGCAGACTGTGACCGCATCGTGGGCGGGTACGAAGCCTTTGCCGATGAATTCGCCACCATCCTGTCGCGCCAGTTGGACAGCTGA
- a CDS encoding energy transducer TonB — protein sequence MDTGTKISAIAHVSLIGAALFGGTFRSEPLPMAVQDVTVITAEQFAAMTAQRDAPAIPEVPTALQQPPEPQAETKPPEPVVEEQPRPEPVAPAEPEPEPAPVIVEAPPEPDVPDEPPVLTEPEVEPVAQPVPPGPEAQPRPSDRVAPEAIAPPPPEAKPDDFETPPVSLDEGAEVQQEQQDQTAPEEAAPEIVTEAEETKEQSPLTSPRPRVRPNRPSPPPEPVVAQTPEAAPEPDAQADEAAINDALAEALGGGTEPSGPPLTSGEKDAMRLAVSKCWNVGSLSTDALSTVVVVAFSLNRDGTVVDGSIRMLDSSGGSAGAANQAYQAARRAILRCGARGYDLPADKYAHWQDVEITFNPERMRIK from the coding sequence GTGGATACCGGCACCAAGATTTCGGCGATTGCGCATGTCAGCCTGATCGGAGCGGCGCTGTTCGGCGGCACCTTCCGGTCCGAGCCGTTGCCGATGGCCGTACAGGATGTGACCGTGATCACCGCTGAACAATTCGCTGCCATGACGGCGCAGCGGGATGCGCCTGCGATCCCGGAGGTGCCGACGGCATTGCAACAGCCGCCCGAACCACAGGCTGAGACCAAGCCGCCCGAACCTGTGGTCGAGGAACAGCCGCGCCCTGAACCTGTTGCGCCCGCCGAACCCGAACCTGAGCCCGCTCCTGTTATCGTCGAAGCGCCGCCGGAACCGGACGTGCCGGATGAGCCGCCGGTACTGACAGAGCCCGAGGTCGAACCTGTTGCACAGCCTGTGCCACCAGGGCCCGAGGCGCAGCCGCGCCCGTCGGATCGTGTCGCCCCCGAGGCCATAGCGCCACCACCGCCCGAGGCAAAACCGGATGATTTCGAAACGCCGCCGGTGTCTCTGGACGAAGGCGCCGAGGTTCAGCAGGAACAACAGGATCAGACTGCGCCGGAAGAAGCGGCCCCCGAAATCGTGACCGAGGCAGAGGAAACCAAAGAGCAGTCTCCGCTTACGTCACCGCGACCGCGGGTGCGTCCGAACCGCCCAAGCCCACCGCCCGAACCTGTTGTGGCGCAGACGCCCGAGGCGGCACCTGAACCTGACGCGCAAGCCGACGAGGCCGCGATCAATGACGCTCTGGCCGAAGCTTTGGGCGGCGGAACCGAGCCTTCCGGCCCACCGCTGACCAGCGGCGAGAAGGACGCGATGCGATTGGCCGTGTCCAAATGCTGGAACGTGGGCTCTTTGTCTACGGATGCGCTGAGCACCGTGGTCGTTGTAGCTTTTTCGCTGAACCGTGATGGTACGGTTGTGGATGGCAGCATTCGGATGCTGGACAGTTCCGGCGGGTCTGCTGGCGCGGCCAATCAGGCCTATCAGGCCGCCCGGCGCGCGATTTTGCGCTGCGGGGCCAGAGGATATGACTTGCCTGCTGACAAATACGCTCATTGGCAGGATGTTGAGATTACATTCAATCCCGAGAGGATGCGGATCAAATGA
- the ybgC gene encoding tol-pal system-associated acyl-CoA thioesterase, which produces MKHTYPVRVYYEDTDMGGVVYHANYLRYIERARSDWVRNLGNDQNAMREEGIVWVVRRVEADYLAPARFDDELIVETEVTEISGVRLTMAQLVRRGETEIFRASVTAVCINKDGRPIRLPAEIRALM; this is translated from the coding sequence ATGAAACATACCTATCCGGTTCGCGTATATTATGAAGACACCGACATGGGTGGCGTCGTCTATCACGCGAACTATCTGCGGTATATCGAACGTGCGCGTTCGGATTGGGTACGCAATCTGGGCAATGACCAGAACGCGATGCGGGAAGAGGGCATTGTGTGGGTCGTGCGGCGGGTCGAGGCCGATTACCTTGCGCCCGCCAGGTTCGATGACGAGTTGATCGTTGAAACCGAAGTCACGGAAATCTCGGGCGTGCGGCTGACCATGGCGCAGCTGGTCCGGCGTGGCGAGACCGAGATTTTTCGCGCCTCGGTCACTGCCGTTTGCATCAACAAGGACGGCAGGCCGATCCGGCTTCCGGCAGAGATTCGCGCATTGATGTAA
- the ruvB gene encoding Holliday junction branch migration DNA helicase RuvB translates to MVDADPTVRPDPLPEDNDRALRPQGLDEFIGQAEARANLRIFIQSARQRGEAMDHTLFHGPPGLGKTTLAQIMARELGVNFRMTSGPVLAKAGDLAAILTNLEARDVLFIDEIHRLNPAVEEVLYPAMEDFELDLVIGEGPAARTVRIELQPFTLVGATTRMGLLTTPLRDRFGIPTRLQFYTVDELHEIVTRNARKLGAPADDEGAREIARRSRGTPRIAGRLLRRVVDFAIVEGDGRITRGLADGALTRLGVDKLGLDGADRRYLKLIAENYAGGPVGIETLSAALSESRDSLEEVIEPYLLQQGLIQRTPRGRMLAQKAWTHLGMAAPKRQSDLFG, encoded by the coding sequence ATGGTAGACGCTGATCCCACTGTGCGCCCGGACCCATTGCCCGAGGACAATGACCGCGCATTGCGCCCGCAGGGCTTGGATGAGTTCATCGGTCAGGCCGAGGCACGCGCCAATCTGCGCATCTTCATCCAATCTGCCCGCCAACGGGGCGAGGCGATGGATCACACGTTGTTCCATGGCCCTCCGGGATTGGGCAAGACGACGCTGGCGCAGATCATGGCGCGTGAACTGGGGGTGAATTTTCGCATGACGTCCGGGCCGGTTCTGGCGAAAGCGGGTGATCTGGCTGCGATCCTGACCAATCTCGAAGCACGTGATGTCCTGTTCATCGACGAAATCCACCGCCTGAACCCGGCGGTGGAAGAGGTGCTTTACCCCGCGATGGAAGATTTCGAGCTTGATCTGGTGATCGGCGAGGGGCCCGCTGCGCGAACCGTACGGATCGAGTTGCAACCCTTCACGCTTGTCGGAGCCACGACGCGCATGGGTTTGCTGACCACACCTTTGCGCGACCGGTTTGGTATTCCAACCCGGTTGCAGTTCTACACCGTGGACGAGCTGCATGAGATCGTAACCCGAAACGCGCGGAAACTCGGCGCTCCGGCGGATGATGAGGGCGCACGCGAGATTGCGCGCAGGTCGCGCGGGACACCGCGCATCGCCGGACGTCTGCTGCGCCGGGTGGTGGATTTCGCCATTGTCGAAGGGGATGGGCGGATCACGCGCGGTCTTGCGGATGGCGCACTGACGCGCCTGGGTGTAGACAAACTGGGGCTGGATGGCGCCGACCGGCGTTATCTGAAACTGATCGCCGAAAACTATGCCGGCGGGCCGGTTGGAATTGAGACCTTGTCGGCGGCGCTATCGGAAAGCCGGGATTCGCTGGAAGAAGTGATCGAGCCCTATCTGTTGCAACAGGGGTTGATCCAGCGAACACCGCGTGGGCGGATGTTGGCGCAGAAGGCCTGGACGCATTTGGGAATGGCTGCGCCCAAGCGGCAGAGCGATCTGTTTGGTTGA
- the tolR gene encoding protein TolR, producing the protein MGAAVQQSSGGNGRRRGRRRGRAQPMAEINVTPFVDVMLVLLIIFMVAAPLLTVGVPVDLPKTAASALPGDNEEPLTVTLTADGRVQIQTTDVLREELIGKLRAIAAERSSDRVFLRADGAIPYAQVMQVMGALNAGGFSNVGLVTDTGGPTLDEGGE; encoded by the coding sequence ATGGGCGCGGCGGTTCAGCAATCCTCGGGTGGAAACGGGCGCAGACGCGGTCGACGTCGCGGTCGCGCGCAGCCCATGGCCGAGATCAACGTGACCCCGTTTGTGGATGTCATGCTGGTTTTGCTGATTATCTTCATGGTGGCCGCGCCACTGCTGACCGTCGGTGTTCCGGTGGATCTGCCCAAGACCGCTGCCAGTGCTTTGCCCGGTGACAATGAAGAACCGTTGACCGTGACCCTGACGGCAGATGGACGGGTGCAAATTCAAACAACTGACGTGTTGCGCGAAGAGCTGATCGGCAAACTGCGGGCCATCGCCGCAGAGCGGAGCAGTGACCGGGTTTTCCTGCGCGCCGATGGCGCAATTCCTTACGCCCAGGTCATGCAGGTCATGGGTGCGCTGAACGCAGGCGGGTTTTCCAACGTTGGGCTTGTGACCGATACGGGCGGGCCGACGCTGGATGAAGGTGGAGAGTGA